The following coding sequences are from one Salvelinus namaycush isolate Seneca chromosome 23, SaNama_1.0, whole genome shotgun sequence window:
- the LOC120018330 gene encoding membrane frizzled-related protein-like has protein sequence MTDLTEVSVYSESSDIYQNVFCNPAFELEGEREEKVEGLSSASTVMSPEPVKDSAANSRGVFSVCVMRLRDSWCSWGALVVSVAAVLLVAALGLALVLIFTQLKGQSVDGEVVSTNPLDLLTGDGLPRGLPTAPTNHSQRDSTVAPQPARYPTPEARCGGVLTDSEGSFSSPNHPGSYPPDSLCVWVIRARPPSLVQIHVSSLTIEGPSPCLFDWLELQEETEQPSVVTRFCGNVAPPTVNTNSSTVWVTFRSDGSIGGSGFTAQYHAITPEQKSCSREEFMCDHGRCILPVSVCDGQPHCHDLSDEANCSHKHKECGGQKTGPYGYLATPNHPKPYPHQQLCTWRISVEEGHVIRLSFRNFSLETQDVCEFDYVEVHDSADSGTGRVLGRYCGTSLPPELTSSGPQITVVFVADEGVADSGFNASYQAISLSERTCSPPQFACSSGECLHQEWLCDGWTDCADGTDEHDCDNSTYPPFSSSCEPIEVEMCQGLSYNLTSFPNIWLSIADQREAATLLRQYMVLTELACFQPLRRLVCGMFMPHCSPQGGVLQPCRSVCSWAEQQCSQALDVFTFSWPFNCHLLPDSQDPMECSSP, from the exons ATGACGGACCTCACCGAAGTATCTGTTTACTCAGAATCCTCTGACATTTACCAG AATGTTTTCTGCAACCCCGCGTTTGAGCTTGAGGGTGAGCGTGAGGAGAAAGTGGAAGGATTAAGTTCTGCCAGTACTGTCATGTCCCCAGAGCCAGTAAAGGACTCAGCAGCAAACA GCCGaggtgtgttcagtgtgtgtgtgatgcgtcTGCGAGATTcgtggtgtagctggggggccCTGGTGGTCTCTGTTGCTGCTGTGCTCCTGGTAGCAGCCCTGGGCCTGGCACTGGTGCTCATCTTCACAC AACTAAAGGGGCAGAGTGTGGATGGGGAAGTGGTGTCGACCAATCCCCTGGACTTGTTGACTGGAGATGGACTGCCTCGTGGTCTACCCACAGCCCCCACCAACCACAGTCAGAGGGACAGTACAGtggccccacagccagccagatACCCTACCCCTGAAGCTA gatGTGGGGGCGTATTGACAGACTCAGAGGGCAGCTTTAGCTCCCCCAACCACCCTGGATCGTATCCCCCGGACTCGCTGTGTGTCTGGGTGATCCGGGCGCGCCCGCCATCCCTGGTCCAGATCCATGTGTCCTCTCTGACCATAGAAGGACCATCCCCCTGCCTCTTTGACTGGCTGGAGCTTCAGGAGGAGACGGAGCAACCTTCTGTTGTCACCAG GTTCTGTGGTAACGTGGCACCCCCTactgtaaacaccaacagcagcacTGTGTGGGTGACCTTCCGCTCTGACGGGAGCATTGGAGGCAGTGGCTTCACCGCCCAGTACCACGCCATCACACCTGAACAGA AGAGCTGCTCCAGGGAGGAGTTTATGTGTGACCACGGACGCTGCATCCtgcctgtgtcagtgtgtgacgGTCAGCCCCACTGTCATGACCTCTCTGATGAGGCCAACTGCAGCCACAAGCACAAAG AGTGTGGAGGCCAAAAGACTGGACCCTACGGCTACCTGGCTACTCCAAACCACCCAAAGCCTTACCCTCATCAACAG TTGTGCACATGGCGGATCTCTGTCGAGGAGGGTCATGTGATCAGGTTGAGTTTCCGTAACTTCAGTCTGGAGACCCAGGACGTGTGTGAGTTTGACTATGTGGAGGTGCATGATAGTGCTGACAGCGGGACCGGCAGAGTACTCGGACG GTACTGTGGCACTAGCCTGCCTCCTGAGCTGACCTCCTCTGGGCCCCAGATAACCGTGGTGTTTGTGGCTGACGAGGGTGTAGCAGACAGTGGCTTCAACGCTTCCTACCAGGCCATCTCCCTTTCCGAGA GAACATGCAGTCCTCCTCAGTTTGCCTGCAGCAGTGGGGAGTGCCTGCACCAGGAGTGGCTGTGTGATGGCTGGACTGACTGTGCAGATGGGACAGATGAGCACGACTGTGACAACTCAACCTATCCCCCTTTCA GCTCGTCCTGTGAGCCCATCGAGGTGGAAATGTGCCAGGGCCTGAGCTACAACCTCACCTCCTTCCCCAACATCTGGCTGTCCATTGCTGACCAGAGAGAGGCAGCCACGCTGCTCCGCCAGTACATG GTGCTGACGGAGCTGGCGTGTTTCCAGCCCCTGCGCCGGCTGGTGTGCGGGATGTTCATGCCCCACTGCAGCCCTCAGGGTGGTGTGCTGCAGCCCTGCCGGTCAGTGTGCTCCTGGGCCGAGCAGCAGTGTAGTCAGGCCCTGGACGTATTCACCTTCAGCTGGCCCTTCAACTGCCACCTGCTGCCTGACTCCCAAGACCCTATGGAGTGCTCCAGTCCCTGA
- the LOC120018331 gene encoding uncharacterized protein LOC120018331 isoform X1 has translation MINWQLESGVLALEIHELREIPEERFENHCCSEEMFRSPQILALTCPVRTHRPLQLSGRDLNVPALPEQACQRWTGPKTGRSLCQGDGGEKAVSLASAISSQLVSRGTSCCGSCLLNVAPQHPLQKATPPNRPQLSQDSSFVSLKRTPRLPVLVACDPWKTTLLEHLDNSKVPECFSDLKCLLQRRQTDNGSQCLSAEEKVNVTFSVKSNSYSPVQSGKDIFHRLLASTPKLWTVDPQRSLSLQSRGLHQAAASCPEGALRECLSLVNEARCRQSLGPNVALYEKDVRGKRGSSEAQGNWASVLVSLCSVEGEPAFLFTLRSTALKGRHKGDVSFAGGKRDPSDKDVVDTALREAGEELGVTVATSQVWGVLKPLRDMSGMMIAPVLANLGPLEALSFKPNPAEVEEIFTLSLSHVCSPQNRGYTNFRTGERYGYTLPVIRNGKHRVWGLTAVALEHTLKLIMPP, from the exons ATGATTAATTGGCaacttgaatcaggtgtgctagcacTGGAAATTCATGAGCTGCGGGAGATCCCCGAGGAgcggtttgagaaccactgctgcAGTGAAGA AATGTTCAGGAGTCCACAGATTCTGGCCTTGACATGCCCTGTCAGGACCCACAGACCCCTGCAGCTGTCTGGCAGAGACCTCAATGTGCCTGCCCTACCTGAGCAAGCCTGTCAGAGGTGGACTGGACCCAAAACAGGGAGAAGTCTCTGTCAGGGGGATGGAGGGGAGAAGGCAGTATCCCTCGCTTCAGCCATTTCTTCACAACTTGTTAGCAGAGGCACCTCCTGTTGTGGGAGTTGTCTCCTAAACGTTGCACCTCAACACCCCTTACAAAAAGCCACCCCTCCCAACCGCCCTCAATTGTCTCAGGACTCTAGCTTTGTTTCTTTGAAACGTACACCACGACTGCCGGTGCTTGTAGCATGTGACCCTTGGAAAACCACGTTATTGGAACATTTGGACAATTCTAAAGTCCCTGAATGTTTTAGTGACCTCAAGTGCCTTCTACAAAGGAGGCAAACTGACAATGGTAGCCAATGTTTATCTGCTGAGGAGAAGGTGAACGTCACATTCAGTGTTAAAAGTAATAGTTACAGCCCTGTTCAAAGTGGCAAGGACATTTTTCACAGACTGCTTGCGTCCACACCCAAACTGTGGACTGTGGATCCCCAGAGAAGCCTTTCACTCCAGAGCCGCGGCCTGCACCAGGCTGCTGCCTCCTGCCCAGAGGGTGCCCTGAGGGAGTGCCTTTCACTGGTGAACGAGGCGCGTTGCCGGCAGAGCCTGGGGCCTAACGTGGCTCTTTATGAGAAGGACGTCCGGGGGAAGAGGGGGTCCAGTGAGGCCCAGGGGAATTGGGCGTCCGTGCTGGTCTCTCTTTGCTCTGTGGAGGGAGAGCCCGCCTTCCTGTTCACCCTCAGATCCACAGCACTGAAGGGCAGACACAAGGGTGATGTCAG TTTTGCAGGGGGCAAGCGTGACCCCTCGGACAAGGACGTTGTGGACACCGCCCTGCGAGAAGCTGGTGAGGAACTGGGCGTCACTGTGGCAACAAGCCAAGTGTGGGGTGTGCTGAAACCACTCAGGGATATG TCTGGAATGATGATAGCCCCTGTACTGGCCAACCTCGGCCCCCTGGAGGCGTTGTCGTTCAAGCCAAATCCTGCCGAG GTAGAAGAGATCTTCACCCTGTCACTCTCCCACGTATGCAGCCCACAGAATCGGGGATACACCAACTTCCGTACCGGTGAGCGATATGGATACACCTTGCCCGTGATCCGCAACGGGAAGCACCGCGTGTGGGGCCTCACTGCCGTAGCCCTCGAACACACGCTCAAACTCATCATGCCACCATGA
- the LOC120018331 gene encoding uncharacterized protein LOC120018331 isoform X2, giving the protein MFRSPQILALTCPVRTHRPLQLSGRDLNVPALPEQACQRWTGPKTGRSLCQGDGGEKAVSLASAISSQLVSRGTSCCGSCLLNVAPQHPLQKATPPNRPQLSQDSSFVSLKRTPRLPVLVACDPWKTTLLEHLDNSKVPECFSDLKCLLQRRQTDNGSQCLSAEEKVNVTFSVKSNSYSPVQSGKDIFHRLLASTPKLWTVDPQRSLSLQSRGLHQAAASCPEGALRECLSLVNEARCRQSLGPNVALYEKDVRGKRGSSEAQGNWASVLVSLCSVEGEPAFLFTLRSTALKGRHKGDVSFAGGKRDPSDKDVVDTALREAGEELGVTVATSQVWGVLKPLRDMSGMMIAPVLANLGPLEALSFKPNPAEVEEIFTLSLSHVCSPQNRGYTNFRTGERYGYTLPVIRNGKHRVWGLTAVALEHTLKLIMPP; this is encoded by the exons ATGTTCAGGAGTCCACAGATTCTGGCCTTGACATGCCCTGTCAGGACCCACAGACCCCTGCAGCTGTCTGGCAGAGACCTCAATGTGCCTGCCCTACCTGAGCAAGCCTGTCAGAGGTGGACTGGACCCAAAACAGGGAGAAGTCTCTGTCAGGGGGATGGAGGGGAGAAGGCAGTATCCCTCGCTTCAGCCATTTCTTCACAACTTGTTAGCAGAGGCACCTCCTGTTGTGGGAGTTGTCTCCTAAACGTTGCACCTCAACACCCCTTACAAAAAGCCACCCCTCCCAACCGCCCTCAATTGTCTCAGGACTCTAGCTTTGTTTCTTTGAAACGTACACCACGACTGCCGGTGCTTGTAGCATGTGACCCTTGGAAAACCACGTTATTGGAACATTTGGACAATTCTAAAGTCCCTGAATGTTTTAGTGACCTCAAGTGCCTTCTACAAAGGAGGCAAACTGACAATGGTAGCCAATGTTTATCTGCTGAGGAGAAGGTGAACGTCACATTCAGTGTTAAAAGTAATAGTTACAGCCCTGTTCAAAGTGGCAAGGACATTTTTCACAGACTGCTTGCGTCCACACCCAAACTGTGGACTGTGGATCCCCAGAGAAGCCTTTCACTCCAGAGCCGCGGCCTGCACCAGGCTGCTGCCTCCTGCCCAGAGGGTGCCCTGAGGGAGTGCCTTTCACTGGTGAACGAGGCGCGTTGCCGGCAGAGCCTGGGGCCTAACGTGGCTCTTTATGAGAAGGACGTCCGGGGGAAGAGGGGGTCCAGTGAGGCCCAGGGGAATTGGGCGTCCGTGCTGGTCTCTCTTTGCTCTGTGGAGGGAGAGCCCGCCTTCCTGTTCACCCTCAGATCCACAGCACTGAAGGGCAGACACAAGGGTGATGTCAG TTTTGCAGGGGGCAAGCGTGACCCCTCGGACAAGGACGTTGTGGACACCGCCCTGCGAGAAGCTGGTGAGGAACTGGGCGTCACTGTGGCAACAAGCCAAGTGTGGGGTGTGCTGAAACCACTCAGGGATATG TCTGGAATGATGATAGCCCCTGTACTGGCCAACCTCGGCCCCCTGGAGGCGTTGTCGTTCAAGCCAAATCCTGCCGAG GTAGAAGAGATCTTCACCCTGTCACTCTCCCACGTATGCAGCCCACAGAATCGGGGATACACCAACTTCCGTACCGGTGAGCGATATGGATACACCTTGCCCGTGATCCGCAACGGGAAGCACCGCGTGTGGGGCCTCACTGCCGTAGCCCTCGAACACACGCTCAAACTCATCATGCCACCATGA